The following is a genomic window from Chitinivorax sp. B.
ATGCAAGGCGACCGGGAACAATGTCTGCAGGCTGGCATGGATGAATATTTGACCAAACCCATCCAGCAGCCATTGCTGGCGGATCTATTACAGCGATTGTTGTCACGAGATACCTCCTTGTTGCCAACCGAGCGGCCAGCACCTGCAACCAGGCACCCGGTCTTTGCCGATGCACTGATTCGAATGGGCGGTGATGAAATCCTGTTTGCACAACTGGCAAGCCTGTTCCTGACTGACTACCATAAGTACGTGGATTCCTTGCGTGATGCTGTGCATCAAAAAGCGGCTGACAAAGTTCACCGCACCGCCCACACCTTGCGGGGGATGGTGGTGAACTTTGGCCTGCAGGACATCGCCAACCTTGCCCAAGATCTGGAAACGTTCGGCCGACAGCCAACCGACTGGACGTCAGCCCATCTTACAATGCAACAGCTGGATTCGGCCCTGGCTGATGTCTTGCCACTATTACAACAATGCACACTGACGGTACAGACCGGGGGGTTGCATGAAAGTAATCGTCATTGACGATACACGTATCAATCTGACCTTGATACAACACCTGCTCAAGCGCTTGGATGATGCCGAATCTCTGTTGTTCGAACAGTCAACAGAAGCGCTGCAATGGTGCAGCGACAATGATCCAGATCTGGTCATCGTTGACTACATGATGCCGGCACCCAATGGCCTCCAATTCATAGAACAATTTCGGGCAGACCCGCGCCATCAGGATATCCCGGTGCTCATGGTGACCGCCAACAATGACAAGGATGTTCGTTACCAGGCACTGGACCTCGGCGCAAACGATTTTCTGACCAAGCCGATCGACAACAAGGAGTTTCTGGCACGTGTCCGTAACATGTTGCTATTGCGGCGCAGCCAAAAAGCCCTGAATGACCGTGCAACGTGGCTGGCCGAAGAAGTCCACAAAGCCACACTGGAGATCAAGCGCAGTGAACGGGAAACCATTCTGAAACTGACGCGTGCAGCCGAATTCCGCGATCCCGAGACCGGTGCCCATATCCAGCGCATGGCGCTCTACTCCCAACTGATCGCTGCCCAGTTGGGATGGGATCAGGCACAACAGGAGCTATTGCTGGCAGCCGCCCCCATGCACGATGTTGGTAAAGTTGGCATCCCGGATCACATTCTGCTCAAGCCAGGTCGATTGGACGAAGCAGAAATGGTCATCATGCGTAAACACGCGATTTACGGCCATGACATCCTCGCCGATAGCCGATCGCCACTATTGCAGATGGGTGCAGTGATCGCGTTGACACACCACGAAAAATTTGACGGTACCGGCTATCCCCAGCAACTGAAAGGCAATGGCATTCCACAGGTTGGCCGTATTGTTGCCATTGCCGATGTATTTGATGCGCTGATGTCGGAACGCCCTTATAAGAAACCGTGGCCCTATGAGCAAGCCATCGAATTCCTGCAATCACAACGTGGCTTGCATTTTGACCCAGACTGCCTGGATGCCTTCATGACAAAGCTGGATGAGGTCAATGCCATCCGATCGCAATTGAAAGATTGACTGACGGTAGCCGGCTTGCATCAGCACCTGTCATCCACAAGCCGAAGCAGTCCGTCGGATGTATTGCCAACTGCCGAGGAGAGATCGATGCAAGTAAAACAGCTGATAGTCCCTGCAGGTGATCTTCCCACCCCAAGCCAGTTGGCGATGCTCGACAGTATCGATCCGCAATGGTTGCTATTATTTGCCGGGGCAGCACGTTGGCATCAACCTGACTGGCTTCCCCCTATCCGTGCTGCGCTGCCTGCTACTCGTATCATGGGCTGCTCGACTGCGGGCGAAATTGCCCAGCAGCGGGTCGAAACTGACAGCCTGACACTGACCGCCATCCATTTCGACCATGCTGACTTCCACCTCGCCGCCATCAACATGACGGACATGCAGGACTCGTATCAGGCTGGCAAACGCCTGGGGGACCGGCTACGGCACCCGGGATTGAGTGCTGTCTTTATATTGGGGCAAGGTGTGGCCATCAATGGCAGTGCGCTGATCAATGGCCTAGCTGAAGCGCTGGGCCCCAGTGTTCAGATCACTGGCGGCCTGGCCGGCGATAACGGCGCCTTCCACGAAACCTGGACCGTACTTGATGACACCATTTCGAACCGGCAAATCGTCGGTATTGGTTTTTATGGTGACGCACTGAGGCTTCATCATGGCAGCTTTGGTGGCTGGCAGCCGTTTGGGCCAATTCGAAAAGTGACACGATCGGCCGGTAATGTACTGTATGAGCTGGATGGTAAATCGGCGCTGGCCATTTATAAGGAATATCTGGGTGATTACGCCAGGGATTTGCCCGCATCAGGTCTGTTGTTCCCATTTGCCATGTTGGATGAAGCACATAGTGATGTAGGTCTGATTCGCACCATTCTTGGGATCGACGATGAAACCGGTAGCCTGATTCTGGCAGGTGATGTTCATGACGGTACCCACTTGCGGTTGATGCATGCCAGCACCGATGCGCTGGTCGATGGCGCACAGGCCGCGGCAGAAGCCGCATGGCAACAAGCAGCCCATGATGTGGCAAGCCTGTCGATTTTGATCAGCTGTGTCGGGCGTAAACTGGTGATGGGCGACCGTGTAGAGGAAGAACTGGAAGCAGTGGCCGATGTTTTACATTCGCAAAGTATCCTGACCGGTTTCTACTCCAATGGCGAAATCAGCCCACACCGCCACCTGACCGATTGCAAGCTACATAACCAGACGATGACGATCACATGCATTCAGGAAATCTGATTCAATCACACATAGCTCCCGTCAGAATCCCTCACCCCATCCACCAGAGTGGGCTACGCTTATCTGCTTAAATCTACCAGCCGTCTATAGAAAGACGGCTTTCCTATGGAAAAACAATGGCACGGCATACTTATTCAATTTTTCAGAATGACTTGCACGGAACTTCTCGATTTGATTTTGTACTAATCGAAACTAATATCGCAGCATTGCAAACCACAGCGCATCATGGCTAAAGAACGATTCCTACCCGTGTTACGAGAACTTGCACGTTGCTATCAGGCATTTGAACTGCATTCGGGCCGGCATATCCGGAGCCTGGGTCTGACGCCTGCCCAATTCGACATCATTGCCACCTTGGGCAACACCCAAGGTATGAGCTGTGGCGAACTGGGTGAAAAAACATTAATCACCAAAGGCACGCTGACCGGCGTCATAGACCGCCTGGAAGACAAGGCTTTGGTGGTACGGGAAATCGCCCTCCATGATCGGCGTAGTGTTTTCGTGAAGTTGACGCCAACTGGCGAGCAGATGTTCGCCGCAATCTTTCCGGATCACTTGGCCTACATCCGCCAAGGGTTCACGGATTTCAGCGACACGGAATTGCAGGATATTCATGCCAAGCTGATTCGGCTGCGGCAAGCTTTTGATCAAAAGGAACCAAACTGAAATGAAGACCTCCACACGTTATGACGGTACACAGATCACCCTGCACTGGCTGATCGCCATCATGATCATCTGTACCTGGGTGGTCGGCAAGATCATGATGGACCTGCCCTTGTCGCCCACCAAATTCAAGATCATCTCGTACCACAAGTGGTCCGGCATGACGATCTTCACGCTGGCAGCCATCCGGTTGATCTATCGCCTCGTCAAAGGGGCGCCCGATCTACCAGCCAGCACACCAGCCTGGCAACGGATTGCGGCCAACGGTACTCATCATCTGCTGTACCTGTTGATGCTGGCCATTCCTTTGAGTGGTTGGCTGATGAGTTCAGCCAAGGGTTTCCCGGTGACTTACCTGGGTGTATTGCCGATTCCCGATCTGGTCAGCAAGGATGCGAATCTGGGAGAGGTACTTGAAGGTGTGCACGAATGGCTTAACAATGGCTTGCTGTTGTTGCTACTGGCCCATGCAGGTGCTGCATTGAAGCACCACTATATTGACCGTGACGACATCCTGGCGCGTATGGTGCCCTGGTTACGTCGCAAAGCTTGATCAACCGCTACAATCTGAGGATTTTCCATGCGTTACCCCGCTACTCTACTCGCCTTGCTGGCCACCGGCGCCATGGCAGCAGCCCATGCCGACACCCCGCTGGTGCCGGCCAAGAGCGAGATCCGCTTCGGCTTCAAACAGATGAATGTGCCAGTCGAGGGCAAATTCAAGAAATTTGCCGGGACATTTGACTTTGACCCGGCCAAACCCGAAGCTGGCAAAGCTGATCTGCAAATCGAACTGGGCAGCATCGACCTGGGCAGCCCGGAAGGTGAGACTGAAGCCAAGGGCAAAGCCTTCTTCAATACTTCAGCGTTTCCACAAGCCCGTTTTGTGGCAACCGGCTTCAAGCCACTGGGTAATAACCGCTATCAGGTCAATGGCAAGCTGACTATCAAGGGCGTCAGCCGTGATATCAGCGCGCCGTTTACCGTCAAACCGGAAGCCAGCGGCTACACCACTGAAGGCACCGTGACCATTCAACGGCTGTCCTTCAAGATTGGTGAAGGCGACTGGGCTGATGAAGCTACGTTGTCCAATGATGTACAAGTGAAGTTCAAGCTGGCACTCGCCAAAAAATCGTAATCACAACTTAAACCAATCGGAGTCACCTAGATGAAAAAAACATTGATCGCCCTCGCTGCCTTCGGCGCCCTGAGCCAAGCCGCCCATGCCGCCCCGGAAACCTACATCAACGACGTCAGCCACACCTATGTCAATTTCGAAATCAATCACCTGGGCTTCTCCACCCAGCATGGCCGTTTTGACAAGGTTGACGCAAAAATCGTGATGGACAAGGAAGCCAAGACTGCGACCGTTGAAGCCAAAATCGATGTTGGCTCACTGTCTTCCGGTTGGAAAAAGCGTGACGACCATGTGAAGGGCGAGGACTTCTTCAATGCAGTCAAATTCCCCAGCATGGACTTCAAGTCCACCAAAGTAACACTGGATGGCGACAAGATCACCAAGATCGACGGCACGTTGACCTTGCTGGGCGTGACCAAACCGATCAGCCTGAATGTGGATTCCTTCGTGTGCAAAGAGCACCCGATGGCCAAGAAAATGGCGTGCGGCGCCAATGCCACCGGCTCGCTCAAGCGTAGCGATTTTGGCATGACCACCTACGTACCGAACATCGGTGACGAAGTGAAATTCCAGATCCAGATCGAAGCGTTCAAGCAGTAAACACGGCAGCACTCAAACAAAAACGCGGGCATTCAACCCGCGTTTTTGTTTTCAACGTCTTCCCAGCCCTCTGAAAGTCTACAGCCTCACGACAGAAACAACCCATCTCAATCATCTCGTGTCAGTACTTCCAATAATTCGATTTCGAAGATCAAATTCGAGTTGGGCTTGATATGGGCACCAACCTGCCTGTCGCCATAAGCCAGATGTGCCGGCACCATCAGTTTTCGCTTCCCCCCGACCTTCATACCCATCAGACCCTGATCCCACCCCTTGATCACGCGGCCAGTCCCAATCACGCATTGGAAAGGCTTGCCACGATCATAGGAGGAATCGAACTTGGTCCCGTCCTCCAAAAAACCTACATACTGGGTCGTAATCAAGGCGCCTTTAGCGATTTCCTTACCCTCACCCACTACCACATCGATTACTTGCAATTCGTCATTCATCACACGCTCGCCTTCATTGAATCCCCTGCTGGCCGCTGGTGGCCACCATTTCCGATCATTTTACCGCGCAATCACGGTTTTTCGCTGACAGGTGCAACACCGCGCTTCACACAACCGACACCCCACTTCAAACATTTCATTGTTCCAATATGATTATGCACAAGTTGATAATGAGAATGATTGCTGTTTTAATACAAGGCAAATTTTCACCCCCTATGTATTCAGGAGCATCATGTTCAATCTCAAGCCCGGCGTTCAGGCTGTGTCTATGGCGCTGGCCACATTGGTAACGCTTACATCCTTAGCACAAGCGGATGAAACCGTATTACCAACGGTTTCCGTCAATGCACAGACCAGTGGCAACACCCCAATCGATCAATACCGGGCCAAACGTGCCGGCAATGGCGCACTGGGAACACGCGACCTGCTGGAGACACCGTTTTCGATCAATGTCGTGACACAAGCCATGATCGAAAACCGTCAAGCCACCCAAATCTCGGATGTGTTCAAAGCGGATGCGGGTGTCACGCCATTGTCGGATAACGTCATCAGCGAATCTTCCGGTATCGCGATTCGTGGTTTGCAGCTCAGCCTGCTGGATGGCTTCAAGATCGACGGCCTGGCCATCCCGAACTGGGGGGCAGACTTGCCACTGGAGCATTTCGAACGCATTGACTTGCTGAAAGGGGCATCAGGTTTTCTACATGGCTTCGGCACACCGGGCGGCATTGCCAATTTCGTGCTCAAACGCCCGACGAATCAGCCATACGCCAGTGTGGAAATGGGTTATGCCAGCAAAGGAGTCTTCAAGGTTCAGGGCGATCTGGGTGGGCGTATTGACAATGGCCGTCTCGGCTATCGGTTGAATGCGGTGCACGAAGGAGGTGACACCTTTGTCGATGACGGCAACATCAAACGCGATTCCGCCTCGCTGGCACTGGACGTGCAACTGGCGCCCAACGTCCGCTGGTCAGTGGATGCGCTATATCAAAAACGCCGAGTGGATGCGGCCTATTATGGGGTGGTACTGGCACACAATTGGGGGATGAGCCCGACACCGGTCCAAGTGCCCAGCCCCTTTGATGGCAGCAAACGCCTGGCACAGGATTTCACCTATTACGAGACCAAATTCAAAGTTGCCGGTACCGAGCTGTTATGGGCATTGAATACCGACTGGAACGTACGCTTGTCCTATCGCCACAGTACCCAGGATCGCCTCAACGCCGACAGCGGTATCGTGGTGCTCGACAATGCCGGTAATTACGCGGAACAACAGTACGC
Proteins encoded in this region:
- a CDS encoding MarR family transcriptional regulator codes for the protein MAKERFLPVLRELARCYQAFELHSGRHIRSLGLTPAQFDIIATLGNTQGMSCGELGEKTLITKGTLTGVIDRLEDKALVVREIALHDRRSVFVKLTPTGEQMFAAIFPDHLAYIRQGFTDFSDTELQDIHAKLIRLRQAFDQKEPN
- a CDS encoding YceI family protein, which encodes MKKTLIALAAFGALSQAAHAAPETYINDVSHTYVNFEINHLGFSTQHGRFDKVDAKIVMDKEAKTATVEAKIDVGSLSSGWKKRDDHVKGEDFFNAVKFPSMDFKSTKVTLDGDKITKIDGTLTLLGVTKPISLNVDSFVCKEHPMAKKMACGANATGSLKRSDFGMTTYVPNIGDEVKFQIQIEAFKQ
- a CDS encoding cytochrome b, which gives rise to MKTSTRYDGTQITLHWLIAIMIICTWVVGKIMMDLPLSPTKFKIISYHKWSGMTIFTLAAIRLIYRLVKGAPDLPASTPAWQRIAANGTHHLLYLLMLAIPLSGWLMSSAKGFPVTYLGVLPIPDLVSKDANLGEVLEGVHEWLNNGLLLLLLAHAGAALKHHYIDRDDILARMVPWLRRKA
- a CDS encoding YceI family protein, whose translation is MRYPATLLALLATGAMAAAHADTPLVPAKSEIRFGFKQMNVPVEGKFKKFAGTFDFDPAKPEAGKADLQIELGSIDLGSPEGETEAKGKAFFNTSAFPQARFVATGFKPLGNNRYQVNGKLTIKGVSRDISAPFTVKPEASGYTTEGTVTIQRLSFKIGEGDWADEATLSNDVQVKFKLALAKKS
- a CDS encoding HD domain-containing phosphohydrolase, producing the protein MKVIVIDDTRINLTLIQHLLKRLDDAESLLFEQSTEALQWCSDNDPDLVIVDYMMPAPNGLQFIEQFRADPRHQDIPVLMVTANNDKDVRYQALDLGANDFLTKPIDNKEFLARVRNMLLLRRSQKALNDRATWLAEEVHKATLEIKRSERETILKLTRAAEFRDPETGAHIQRMALYSQLIAAQLGWDQAQQELLLAAAPMHDVGKVGIPDHILLKPGRLDEAEMVIMRKHAIYGHDILADSRSPLLQMGAVIALTHHEKFDGTGYPQQLKGNGIPQVGRIVAIADVFDALMSERPYKKPWPYEQAIEFLQSQRGLHFDPDCLDAFMTKLDEVNAIRSQLKD
- a CDS encoding FKBP-type peptidyl-prolyl cis-trans isomerase, whose amino-acid sequence is MNDELQVIDVVVGEGKEIAKGALITTQYVGFLEDGTKFDSSYDRGKPFQCVIGTGRVIKGWDQGLMGMKVGGKRKLMVPAHLAYGDRQVGAHIKPNSNLIFEIELLEVLTRDD
- a CDS encoding FIST N-terminal domain-containing protein, with the protein product MQVKQLIVPAGDLPTPSQLAMLDSIDPQWLLLFAGAARWHQPDWLPPIRAALPATRIMGCSTAGEIAQQRVETDSLTLTAIHFDHADFHLAAINMTDMQDSYQAGKRLGDRLRHPGLSAVFILGQGVAINGSALINGLAEALGPSVQITGGLAGDNGAFHETWTVLDDTISNRQIVGIGFYGDALRLHHGSFGGWQPFGPIRKVTRSAGNVLYELDGKSALAIYKEYLGDYARDLPASGLLFPFAMLDEAHSDVGLIRTILGIDDETGSLILAGDVHDGTHLRLMHASTDALVDGAQAAAEAAWQQAAHDVASLSILISCVGRKLVMGDRVEEELEAVADVLHSQSILTGFYSNGEISPHRHLTDCKLHNQTMTITCIQEI